A single region of the Glycine max cultivar Williams 82 chromosome 20, Glycine_max_v4.0, whole genome shotgun sequence genome encodes:
- the LOC100500316 gene encoding C2H2-type zinc finger domain-containing protein, whose amino-acid sequence MKREREVDSITMANYLMLLSRTTTNLNTSNNRVFECKTCNRRFASFQALGGHRASHKKPRLMGESDSQVLIHGSPPKPKTHECSICGLEFAIGQALGGHMRRHRAAAASNGNMHTTINSWLSSSNSGGSTVDNTLPPNMNNKANNTKRVLFPDLNLTPLENDLEFLKFGHCFN is encoded by the coding sequence atgaagagagaaagagaagttgATAGTATAACCATGGCCAACTACTTGATGCTGCTTTCTCGAACCACCACCAACTTGAACACTTCCAACAACCGTGTGTTTGAGTGTAAGACATGTAACCGGCGGTTTGCGTCGTTTCAGGCATTGGGTGGCCACCGTGCGAGTCACAAGAAGCCAAGGTTGATGGGAGAGAGTGATAGCCAAGTGCTAATTCATGGTTCACCACCAAAGCCTAAAACACACGAATGTTCCATTTGTGGATTGGAGTTTGCAATAGGACAAGCTTTGGGAGGGCACATGAGGCGTCATAGAGCTGCAGCAGCATCAAATGGAAACATGCACACTACTATTAATTCTTGGTTGAGTTCTAGCAATAGTGGTGGTAGCACAGTTGATAATACTTTACCACCAAACATGAACAACAAGGCTAACAACACCAAGAGGGTTTTGTTTCCTGATTTGAATTTGACGCCTTTAGAGAATGATTTGGAGTTTTTGAAGTTTGGACACTgctttaattga